A section of the Malus sylvestris chromosome 17, drMalSylv7.2, whole genome shotgun sequence genome encodes:
- the LOC126611914 gene encoding uncharacterized protein LOC126611914, giving the protein MASFHRKIHDFSSKTHLKAPHFLVVIPKSICTQTKLRIPNKFFRKYGDDLSNPVFLKLPTGSDWKIELRKWEGEVWFGEGWPKFSKFCSLDCCHSLVFGYEGNSTFRVRVFDKDFTEINYPLTMPEMEETDEDDDSDNSSWDDDDDSDCVEVLDNIMSRSRTRDKCPLSCPQPRKKHRTSSTAEFASKRHGEGTSSTPKRAQTVLGRMHASNARGKAAVALRRATAFKSDNPSFIVPMKRTYINGYSVWLPSKLCIHTRRLGKHSGAATLRVLDGTTWSVEMKCEKATRPKLRLQYGWTEFVRGNNLEVSDVCVLVLIDDTKLVFEVVIFRATETAHTFSPPDVDVEQTMSQIEETDEDDDSIEILDDFPTCPKTKKKSPIAPQPHKKNRTCSVSTAENRIKKCGGLCINGNAPLCLWASESTLVLLKRRRLIGSEAAMASSSSSSAVSLKTMNLVVVPILIGGSNYRNWRREIELLLTLNEYDIALDTPQPAPLTDKSTKAEKLEFERWTRANKVALSILESEMTDTVRGGIKICVLAKDYFKAIENKFMESQKAEVAQYMTLLTTYKFEGGGSIKDHIMKMTDAAEDMNICEKLLVFMILQALHLKFSQLKVSYNTQDKSWAVDECHAPNLGSVVKTRSRVRNAS; this is encoded by the exons ATGGCTTCTTTTCACCGGAAAATTCATGACTTCTCTTCAAAAACACATCTTAAAGCTCCCCATTTTCTAGTAGTTATTCCGAAGTCTATTTGTACACAGACCAAACTT AGGATTCCAAACAAATTTTTTAGGAAATATGGAGATGATCTTTCGAATCCAGTATTTCTTAAGCTTCCAACTGGTTCAGACTGGAAAATAGAACTCAGAAAATGGGAGGGTGAGGTCTGGTTCGGCGAGGGTTGGCCAAAGTTCTCGAAGTTTTGCTCTCTAGACTGCTGTCATTCGTTAGTTTTCGGATATGAAGGGAATTCAACATTCCGCGTTCGTGTATTTGACAAGGATTTCACAGAGATCAACTATCCATTGACAATGCCCGAGATGGAAGAAAccgatgaagatgatgattccgaCAATAGTTCTTGGGATGATGATGACGACTCTGATTGTGTTGAAGTCTTGGACAACATCATGTCCCGCTCAAGAACAAGGGACAAATGTCCATTGTCATGTCCTCAGCCTCGTAAGAAGCACAGAACAAGTTCAACAG ctgagtttgcatcCAAAAGACACGGTGAAGGCACGTCCAGCACTCCAAAACGAGCTCAAACAGTTCTTGGGAGGATGCATGCGTCGAATGCAAGAGGAAAAGCTGCTGTAGCTCTTCGGAGAGCTACAGCTTTCAAATCTGACAACCCTTCTTTCATAGTTCCCATGAAGCGCACTTATATCAATGGATATTCTGTG TGGCTGCCTTCAAAATTGTGTATCCACACGAGACGTCTTGGTAAGCATTCTGGTGCCGCTACCCTTCGGGTTTTAGATGGGACAACTTGGTCTGTTGAAATGAAATGTGAAAAGGCAACCAGACCAAAACTCAGACTGCAGTATGGTTGGACTGAATTTGTAAGAGGCAATAATTTGGAAGTTAGTGATGTGTGCGTACTTGTGTTGATCGATGACACTAAACTTGTGTTTGAAGTTGTCATTTTTCGCGCCACAGAAACTGCACATACATTCTCACCACCAG ATGTTGACGTGGAACAAACAATGTCCCAAATAGAAGAAACTGATGAGGATGATGATTCCATTGAAATCTTGGACGATTTTCCAACATGCccgaaaacaaagaagaaatcaCCAATAGCACCACAGCCTCACAAGAAAAACAGAACATGTTCAGTTAGCACAGCAGAAAACCGCATAAAGAAATGTGGTGGTCTATGCATTAATGGGAATGCGCCACTTTGTCTCTGGGCTTCGG AGAGCACTCTAGTTTTGTTAAAGAGGAGAAGATTGATTGGTAGTGAAGCTGCAATGGCTTCTTCAAGCTCGAGTTCTGCAG TTTCACTAAAAACAATGAATTTGGTTGTTGTGCCTATACTCATTGGTGGAAGCAATTATAGAAATTGGAGAAGAGAAATTGAATTGCTTTTGACACTAAATGAGTATGACATAGCACTGGATACACCACAGCCTGCACCTCTTACTGATAAGAGTACAAAGGCTGAGAAGTTAGAGTTCGAAAGATGGACAAGAGCTAACAAAGTGGCGTTGTCAATTTTGGAAAGTGAGATGACTGACACTGTGCGTGGAGGCATCAAAATATGCGTTCTTGCAAAGGACTATTTCAAAGCCATTGAGAACAAGTTCATGGAATCACAAAAGGCTGAAGTTGCTCAATATATGACTCTTCTCACAACTTACAAGTTTGAAGGGGGTGGTTCAATAAAAGATCATATTATGAAGATGACAGATGCGGCTGAAGACATGAATATTTGTGAAAAACTGCTGGTGTTTATGATCTTGCAAGCACTTCATTTGAAGTTTAGTCAACTGAAAGTCTCTTACAATACTCAAGATAAGTCATGGGCAGTGGATGAGTGTCACGCCCCGAACCTGGGGTCGGTAGTAAAAACTCGATCCCGAGTCCGAAACGCGAGTTAA